A stretch of the Vibrio aquimaris genome encodes the following:
- a CDS encoding heme/hemin ABC transporter substrate-binding protein: protein MLKSIIAKGVTTLSLFLITASTSASDRIISTGSAVTELLIALDKQDQIVAVDITSEVPSENQLPKIGYHRNLSAEGLLALNPTLVIGSNEMGPQNVLDQISNAGVSVDVINSSPTPEGLLERIDDIASITHSEKKAQALKTNIQKTIQALETNRSTLQRKQKVLFLLVHEGRPANVAGANTVPDAIIQLAGGLNPAAQKIDSYKPLSTESMLEMQPDIILVSGRSLDKIGGIETIFDKMPLLAATPAGKAKNIIPIDGHAIVGGLGLKSLSEAERLNKILNTMK from the coding sequence ATGCTAAAATCTATCATTGCTAAAGGCGTCACTACGCTTTCCCTATTTCTTATTACAGCATCAACATCAGCAAGTGACAGAATAATTAGTACCGGTAGTGCTGTCACCGAATTACTGATCGCACTTGATAAACAAGACCAAATCGTAGCAGTAGATATCACTAGCGAAGTGCCATCAGAAAATCAACTGCCCAAAATCGGCTATCACAGAAACCTTTCCGCAGAGGGCCTACTTGCTCTTAATCCAACCCTTGTTATTGGCTCTAATGAAATGGGTCCCCAAAATGTGTTAGACCAAATATCCAATGCAGGAGTCAGTGTTGATGTGATCAATTCATCGCCCACACCTGAAGGCTTATTAGAACGCATCGATGACATTGCCTCGATCACTCACAGTGAAAAGAAAGCACAAGCCCTAAAAACCAACATACAAAAAACCATTCAAGCGCTAGAGACAAATCGCTCAACATTGCAACGAAAGCAAAAAGTGTTGTTTCTTCTCGTACATGAGGGTCGGCCTGCAAATGTTGCAGGCGCAAACACGGTGCCAGACGCAATCATTCAATTAGCTGGTGGTTTAAACCCAGCAGCGCAAAAAATTGATTCGTATAAGCCGCTCTCTACAGAATCAATGTTAGAGATGCAGCCTGACATCATATTAGTCAGTGGCCGAAGCCTGGATAAGATCGGCGGGATAGAGACAATTTTTGACAAAATGCCTCTCCTTGCTGCGACACCAGCCGGAAAAGCCAAAAACATTATTCCAATCGATGGACACGCAATCGTTGGTGGTTTGGGTTTAAAAAGCCTTTCAGAGGCCGAGCGCTTAAACAAAATACTTAATACAATGAAGTAG
- a CDS encoding MaoC family dehydratase — protein sequence MKVADLFKHRGEKSQSEFMQWMSPAVREYWDEFIQKTNNHRYLFARFWDMQKPAVNDEVQTPNASNDVENKPVELKPEAQVLFDQLKEKLGQVIHTGEWLEISQQRINQFGEVTEDMQWIHTNPERAELESPFKTTIAHGFLTLAMLPKLTDSVNPDHSLFPTAKMVVNIGLNQVRFPYPVKANSRVRAVSKLSKVTPIKKGLEIEREIKVEIEGVRRPGAVVVSVIQLHF from the coding sequence ATGAAAGTCGCAGACCTATTCAAACATCGTGGTGAAAAGTCGCAATCCGAATTTATGCAGTGGATGTCTCCTGCCGTGCGTGAATATTGGGATGAGTTTATACAAAAGACGAATAACCACCGCTATTTATTTGCACGCTTTTGGGATATGCAAAAACCAGCGGTCAATGATGAGGTCCAGACACCCAACGCATCAAATGATGTTGAGAATAAGCCCGTTGAATTAAAACCTGAAGCACAGGTACTTTTCGATCAGCTTAAAGAGAAACTTGGCCAAGTGATTCATACAGGCGAGTGGCTGGAGATCTCGCAGCAACGTATTAATCAATTTGGTGAAGTCACTGAAGATATGCAGTGGATACATACCAATCCAGAGCGTGCCGAACTTGAGTCACCTTTCAAGACAACGATTGCACATGGCTTTTTAACTCTGGCTATGCTTCCAAAGCTCACAGACAGTGTCAACCCAGATCATTCCCTTTTCCCAACAGCCAAAATGGTGGTCAACATTGGTCTGAACCAAGTACGTTTTCCATATCCAGTCAAAGCCAATAGCCGCGTTCGCGCTGTCAGCAAGCTATCTAAAGTGACACCTATCAAAAAAGGTTTGGAGATAGAACGTGAAATCAAGGTTGAGATCGAAGGGGTCAGACGCCCTGGAGCCGTTGTTGTCTCAGTAATACAGCTTCATTTTTAA
- a CDS encoding FecCD family ABC transporter permease, whose amino-acid sequence MLRHTSLSSILIVLSSFILLTAVGSISVGPMNISFMDSLMSVATHSNQLPDHIHMVIHEIRLPRTLLCILVGAILAICGTITQGLFRNPLAEPGIIGVSAGASLGGAIAIVLFSEYNTDYPNVINIIAVPLFAFLGAIVATGFVYRLGTNKLGTSVTIMLLAGVAITTLSFAGLGYMNFIANDQMLRDISLWQMGSLAGASWTSVLLCAATLFLLLVCFTRNAMPLNALLLGEAEAAHLGIPVQKLKRLLMLLTAIGVGVAVSVSGMIGFIGLIIPHLGRMLCGPDHRSLVPISACLGALLLTVTDMISRTVLAPAELPVGIVTAMIGAPFFIYLLFQQRGKIF is encoded by the coding sequence ATGCTACGTCATACCTCCCTTTCTTCAATACTCATTGTTTTAAGCTCATTTATTTTACTTACCGCTGTCGGGTCGATTAGTGTCGGTCCCATGAATATCAGCTTCATGGATAGTCTAATGAGTGTCGCAACACATTCAAATCAGCTTCCAGATCATATTCATATGGTCATCCATGAAATTCGTCTACCACGAACCTTGCTGTGTATTCTTGTCGGCGCGATATTGGCAATTTGTGGCACAATAACCCAAGGGTTGTTTCGCAACCCTCTCGCTGAACCAGGCATTATAGGGGTTTCTGCAGGCGCATCTCTGGGCGGGGCCATCGCGATCGTCCTGTTTTCTGAATACAACACTGACTACCCGAATGTTATTAATATCATTGCTGTACCCTTATTCGCATTTTTGGGGGCCATAGTGGCCACTGGTTTTGTATATCGATTAGGGACTAACAAATTAGGTACGTCTGTGACCATCATGCTATTAGCGGGTGTAGCAATAACTACTCTATCTTTTGCGGGCCTTGGGTACATGAATTTTATTGCCAACGACCAGATGCTGCGAGACATTTCATTGTGGCAGATGGGCTCGCTAGCCGGTGCCAGTTGGACCAGTGTTTTACTTTGCGCCGCCACTCTTTTCCTATTGCTAGTCTGCTTCACACGCAATGCAATGCCTTTAAACGCTTTACTCTTGGGTGAAGCGGAAGCTGCTCATCTGGGGATCCCAGTACAAAAGCTCAAGCGTTTGTTGATGTTATTAACTGCGATCGGGGTTGGCGTGGCCGTTAGTGTGTCTGGCATGATAGGTTTTATCGGTTTAATCATTCCTCATTTAGGCCGCATGTTATGTGGCCCCGATCATCGCTCCTTGGTACCAATATCAGCCTGCCTAGGCGCGTTGCTTCTTACGGTAACCGATATGATTTCACGTACAGTGCTTGCGCCGGCCGAACTTCCGGTTGGAATCGTCACCGCAATGATTGGCGCTCCATTTTTTATTTACCTCCTATTCCAGCAAAGAGGAAAGATTTTTTAA
- a CDS encoding heme ABC transporter ATP-binding protein — MNSHALCANNVSIRVDSRLILNNVSLEIRSGEVTALLGPNGAGKSTLLKVLCGERQSNADIAYFGKEKNLWNAKELAKHLGMLPQHNTLTFPFSVQEVVELGAIPLTLVSSEVRDLAQHYMRVTDVLHLAERLYPSLSGGEKQRVHLARVLVQLAQSGERKILMLDEPTSALDLTHQHNTLSKMKQLADEQNTAVVVVLHDLNLAAQYSDRLVILNEGIIACDASPEDALSAEMIMSVYGYRCMIGKHPMLDFPMVYPAP; from the coding sequence ATGAATAGTCATGCACTTTGCGCAAACAATGTCTCCATACGCGTAGACTCACGTCTGATCCTCAACAATGTAAGTCTCGAAATACGTTCTGGCGAAGTTACCGCCCTGTTAGGGCCAAATGGTGCAGGTAAAAGCACGCTACTAAAAGTACTTTGTGGTGAGAGACAATCCAACGCCGACATAGCCTATTTTGGTAAAGAAAAAAATCTCTGGAATGCTAAGGAATTAGCCAAACATTTAGGTATGTTACCACAGCATAATACGCTCACTTTTCCTTTCTCTGTGCAAGAGGTCGTCGAGCTAGGCGCAATTCCCTTAACATTAGTCAGTAGTGAAGTGCGAGATCTTGCCCAACACTATATGAGGGTGACTGACGTCCTCCATCTTGCCGAACGGCTCTACCCATCTTTGTCAGGAGGAGAGAAACAGCGAGTGCACTTAGCTCGCGTTCTCGTGCAATTGGCGCAATCGGGGGAGCGTAAAATATTAATGCTTGATGAACCGACTTCAGCCCTGGATCTCACACATCAGCACAATACGTTGTCCAAAATGAAACAACTGGCAGATGAGCAAAATACGGCAGTAGTGGTGGTGTTACACGACTTAAATCTCGCGGCACAATATTCTGATCGTCTTGTCATACTCAACGAAGGTATCATAGCCTGCGATGCGTCCCCCGAAGACGCTTTATCCGCAGAGATGATTATGTCGGTGTATGGTTATCGCTGCATGATAGGAAAACACCCTATGCTAGACTTCCCTATGGTTTATCCAGCTCCTTAA
- a CDS encoding MotA/TolQ/ExbB proton channel family protein, which produces MEHINYLQQQLGLMTWPLILCSFATVMIVLERLMQLCICSGRGRKGIHAELKQISPSNVQQITGLAEKFSHRRPPLYQGVSILLQHHCYPKILREDTAGMWLEEKRLQLNSGLRLLGLIGVISPLIGLLGTVLGLIEMFKGVATSSGNITPNDLADGLGIAMRTTAAGLFIALPAIASAQLLGLWADKVMAKLEHTLNFTNLWLEGVEFQQAKTQPSPVSHEAIP; this is translated from the coding sequence ATGGAACACATAAATTACCTCCAGCAACAACTGGGCCTAATGACATGGCCACTGATCTTATGCTCATTCGCAACAGTAATGATTGTACTCGAACGCCTCATGCAGCTTTGTATCTGCTCTGGTAGAGGAAGAAAAGGCATTCATGCCGAGCTTAAGCAAATCTCCCCTTCAAATGTTCAACAGATTACTGGCCTTGCTGAAAAGTTTTCTCACCGCCGACCACCTCTCTATCAGGGCGTTTCCATCTTGCTCCAACATCATTGTTATCCGAAAATTTTACGCGAAGATACCGCTGGTATGTGGTTGGAAGAAAAACGTCTGCAACTCAACTCAGGCCTTCGTCTTCTTGGCTTAATTGGCGTGATAAGCCCTCTAATTGGGCTGCTCGGAACTGTACTTGGTCTGATAGAGATGTTTAAAGGTGTTGCAACATCATCAGGTAACATTACTCCAAATGACTTAGCCGATGGCCTAGGTATCGCAATGCGAACAACGGCGGCAGGCCTATTCATTGCCTTGCCAGCGATCGCGAGTGCTCAGCTACTTGGTCTTTGGGCAGACAAGGTCATGGCTAAGCTAGAGCATACTCTCAATTTTACTAACCTCTGGCTAGAGGGGGTCGAATTTCAACAAGCAAAAACTCAACCATCCCCAGTCTCTCATGAGGCGATACCATGA
- the rnb gene encoding exoribonuclease II, which translates to MFQDNPLLAQLKQQIQENLPKKEGTIKATEKGYGFLEVDNKTSVFIPPPYMKKCMHGDKVRAIIRTEKEREVAEPEALLEQGINRFIGRVKWFKGKLNVNPDHPQLKKLSLKAKVTKGLKRDDLKEGDWVVAHLIQHPLADDNGFLVEISEKITDADDKIAPWWVTLAQNELPNTEPPGIENWQIEDDADLERLDMTHLPFVTIDGASTRDMDDALYAQKLDDGSYELTIAIADPTAYITPSSEMDRTARQRGFTIYLPGRNIPMLPRELADDLCSLVENELRPALCCSVHIGADGELGDDVKFFAATVKSHARLVYDHVSDWLENSESQSWQPDSSTASVINALYECSQARIQWREKNAVVFPDRPDYRFELSEDNDVLAIHADIRRSANKIVEECMITANICAGKVLQSSFDSGVFNTHSGFKQDKLSDVIDLINSENSEQTFTIESISTLSGFSELRRWLAKQDTSYLEHRIRKYQAYSEIGNQALPHYAMGLELYATWTSPIRKYGDMVNHRMLKAHIMGKAPVQTADGDLGDELAQHRKHHKTAERNVADWLYVRTLAEEPAEGTQFYGEIFDVSRAGLRVRLLENGAVAFIPGALILANKERLKCNSELGLVSIDDEIVYRAGDVIKLVLNEVNQETRSIVAKPVEVFAEAKEAD; encoded by the coding sequence ATGTTCCAAGATAATCCCCTACTGGCTCAACTTAAGCAGCAGATACAAGAAAACCTTCCCAAGAAAGAAGGTACGATTAAAGCGACCGAGAAAGGCTATGGCTTTTTGGAGGTCGATAACAAAACGAGTGTCTTTATTCCGCCACCATACATGAAAAAATGTATGCATGGAGATAAGGTAAGAGCCATTATTCGTACCGAAAAAGAGCGCGAAGTTGCAGAGCCAGAAGCCCTATTGGAACAGGGCATTAACCGTTTTATCGGTCGAGTTAAGTGGTTTAAAGGCAAGTTAAACGTTAATCCTGATCATCCACAACTTAAAAAATTATCGCTTAAAGCTAAGGTCACAAAGGGCTTAAAGCGGGACGATTTGAAGGAAGGGGACTGGGTTGTTGCCCATCTAATCCAACACCCATTGGCTGACGATAATGGTTTTTTGGTCGAAATATCAGAAAAGATTACGGATGCCGATGACAAAATAGCGCCTTGGTGGGTGACACTAGCACAAAATGAATTACCCAATACCGAGCCTCCGGGCATAGAAAACTGGCAGATTGAGGATGACGCTGATCTAGAGCGTCTAGACATGACGCACTTGCCTTTTGTCACTATTGATGGTGCGTCGACTCGGGATATGGACGATGCTCTGTATGCTCAGAAGTTAGATGATGGAAGCTATGAGCTAACGATCGCGATTGCCGATCCTACTGCCTATATTACGCCAAGCTCTGAAATGGATAGAACTGCACGTCAACGTGGATTTACTATCTATTTGCCAGGGCGCAATATTCCTATGCTGCCAAGAGAGTTAGCTGATGACCTATGCTCTTTGGTAGAAAACGAGTTAAGACCTGCGCTTTGCTGTTCTGTTCACATTGGAGCTGACGGTGAACTAGGCGATGACGTTAAGTTTTTTGCAGCCACTGTGAAATCCCACGCGCGTCTAGTTTATGATCATGTTTCAGATTGGCTGGAAAACAGCGAGTCACAGTCATGGCAACCTGATAGCAGCACAGCTTCAGTGATAAACGCCCTTTATGAGTGTTCGCAGGCTCGAATTCAGTGGCGCGAGAAAAATGCCGTTGTTTTCCCAGATCGCCCAGACTACCGTTTTGAACTTAGCGAAGATAACGACGTTCTTGCTATTCACGCAGACATTCGTCGTAGTGCAAACAAAATAGTAGAAGAATGCATGATTACTGCAAATATTTGCGCAGGTAAAGTTCTTCAGTCTAGTTTCGATTCAGGCGTGTTCAATACCCATTCTGGTTTTAAACAGGATAAGCTGAGTGATGTTATCGATCTTATCAACAGCGAAAACAGCGAGCAGACCTTTACCATTGAGAGTATTTCTACATTGTCTGGCTTCTCTGAGCTTCGCCGTTGGTTAGCTAAGCAAGATACCAGTTATCTCGAACACCGTATTCGCAAGTATCAAGCGTATAGTGAAATTGGTAATCAAGCTCTACCTCATTATGCAATGGGGCTTGAATTGTATGCGACTTGGACCTCACCGATTCGTAAATATGGTGACATGGTCAACCATAGAATGCTGAAAGCTCATATTATGGGCAAAGCACCGGTTCAAACTGCTGATGGTGATCTTGGCGATGAATTAGCCCAGCACCGTAAACACCATAAAACGGCGGAGCGTAATGTCGCTGATTGGCTATATGTGCGCACTTTAGCGGAAGAACCAGCAGAAGGTACCCAATTTTATGGTGAAATTTTTGATGTCTCTCGAGCAGGGTTACGCGTTCGTTTACTCGAAAATGGTGCGGTTGCATTTATACCTGGTGCTCTAATATTGGCCAATAAAGAGCGTTTAAAATGTAATTCAGAGCTTGGATTAGTGTCTATTGACGATGAGATTGTTTACCGAGCGGGTGATGTCATTAAGCTTGTGCTAAATGAGGTAAATCAAGAAACTCGTAGCATTGTTGCTAAACCTGTCGAAGTATTTGCTGAGGCAAAAGAAGCCGATTAA
- a CDS encoding aerolysin family beta-barrel pore-forming toxin, with product MRTSNTFKVLIPSVLISVLSAGAQAKIYPDQLVTDQLGEDVCRTGYRPIDRFEANAQKGYIVSRMGQWQITGLKDNWVIMGPGYHGRIKQDTPNSTTWCYPIDAVSEITTMPKASIPEGDEVDIQYALVTDHANFVRPLSYLAHYLGYAWVSGNHSQFVGEDMDVRREGDGWVIQGNKDGSCDGYRCDEKSKITINNFAYTLNDSDFSHGDITESDRELVKTVTAIARNRSDIEQQVVVDLSLNESTNWSKTDTYGFAQSVSTENEFDWPLVGKTKLSISIEANQSFAKTNGGSTSEQVTLQARPTVPANSEIPIRVELYRSSISYPYSFGANISYDVEFDGFLRWSGNAWHSRPDDRPNVKHTFTMGRGSDKSADIRYQWDHRYIPGEVKWWDWSWAITENGLENMQTVVGESLRPFYSRVSGDFNAESQFAGTIEIGQATPISNRVKRSAEPLVSEQVGDVEITTNFDAQELEELGFSDAHLSITPAE from the coding sequence ATGAGAACATCCAATACTTTTAAAGTTTTGATTCCATCCGTGCTTATTTCCGTTCTGTCTGCCGGTGCGCAAGCTAAGATTTATCCTGACCAGTTGGTCACTGACCAACTAGGTGAAGATGTCTGTCGTACTGGTTACCGCCCGATAGATCGCTTCGAAGCAAATGCACAAAAAGGCTACATTGTTTCTCGCATGGGTCAGTGGCAAATCACTGGCTTAAAAGATAACTGGGTAATTATGGGGCCTGGCTATCACGGTCGAATCAAGCAGGATACTCCCAATAGTACCACTTGGTGTTACCCTATTGATGCGGTGTCTGAAATTACTACTATGCCAAAGGCCTCCATTCCTGAGGGTGATGAGGTAGATATTCAGTATGCGTTGGTAACTGATCACGCTAACTTTGTGCGTCCATTGAGTTATCTCGCTCATTACCTTGGTTATGCTTGGGTTAGTGGCAACCATAGCCAATTTGTCGGCGAAGATATGGATGTCAGACGTGAAGGCGACGGTTGGGTGATTCAAGGCAATAAGGATGGCTCATGCGACGGCTACCGCTGTGATGAGAAAAGCAAAATCACAATCAATAACTTTGCGTACACTCTCAACGATAGCGACTTCTCCCACGGTGACATAACCGAATCTGATCGCGAGCTAGTAAAAACGGTGACGGCGATTGCTCGCAATAGAAGTGACATTGAACAGCAGGTGGTGGTGGATCTGTCATTGAACGAGTCAACCAATTGGTCTAAAACTGACACTTATGGGTTTGCTCAGTCGGTATCGACAGAAAATGAATTTGACTGGCCTTTGGTTGGAAAGACTAAGCTGTCGATTTCAATTGAAGCTAATCAGAGTTTCGCCAAAACTAATGGCGGCTCGACTAGCGAACAAGTGACGCTTCAAGCAAGACCAACTGTGCCTGCTAATTCTGAGATCCCAATTCGTGTCGAACTTTATCGGTCGAGCATCTCTTATCCATACAGTTTTGGCGCAAATATAAGCTATGATGTTGAATTTGATGGATTTTTACGTTGGAGTGGTAATGCTTGGCATTCTCGCCCAGATGACCGTCCTAACGTAAAACACACTTTTACTATGGGACGTGGTAGCGACAAATCAGCAGATATTCGTTATCAATGGGACCACCGTTATATTCCGGGTGAAGTCAAATGGTGGGATTGGAGCTGGGCTATCACTGAAAATGGCTTAGAAAATATGCAAACTGTGGTAGGAGAAAGCCTACGTCCATTTTACTCTCGTGTTTCTGGTGACTTTAATGCGGAATCACAATTTGCTGGCACGATAGAAATTGGTCAAGCCACACCGATAAGTAATCGCGTTAAGCGCTCAGCGGAACCTCTGGTCAGTGAGCAAGTTGGTGATGTCGAAATCACAACTAACTTTGATGCACAAGAACTAGAAGAACTTGGCTTTAGTGACGCTCATCTAAGCATTACACCTGCCGAATAA
- a CDS encoding DEAD/DEAH box helicase, giving the protein MTDSVIQFSDLALNDAILSSLDGMGFVSPTPIQAAAIPHLMEGTDALGKAQTGTGKTAAFSLPLLNKLDLAQRKPQAIVLAPTRELAIQVAAEMKNLGQNISGLKVLEIYGGASIVDQMRALKNGAHIVVGTPGRVQDLINRERLHLDEVHTFVLDEADEMLNMGFVDDVTEIMEHAPESAQRVLFSATMPPMLKNIVERFLREPVTIDVAGKNHTVDKVEQQFWVVKGVEKDEAMSRLLETEETDASIVFVRTRQDTERLADWLCARGFKASALHGDIPQSLRERTVDHIKQGVIDILVATDVVARGLDVPRITHVFNYDIPFDVESYIHRIGRTGRAGRKGKAILLVRTNQIRMLRTIERVTKSSMEEIQLPLRDKVAEARLVKLGAELEQDKEHKSLEKFTELVEKLQETLELDATTLASILLKRQQGKRPLFYIGEDPMIQAIERDKQRRKERREGGRDGRGRDRSSSNQDWDTYQLQVGREQGVQVKDIVGALANELGLTKGSIGAIKLAQGETYVQLPKAMPSETAGKLRKLRIRQKQVDAVVCDFDDFREPRGRRDSGRGRDGGRRDGGFRGNREGGRREGNFRGNREGGRRDGERRFDRNRGGDNRGNYRGERGHNRDRRAEA; this is encoded by the coding sequence ATGACAGATTCTGTAATTCAGTTTAGCGATTTAGCGCTAAATGACGCTATTCTTTCTTCTCTAGACGGAATGGGCTTTGTATCACCAACCCCAATTCAAGCTGCTGCTATCCCTCACCTAATGGAAGGCACCGATGCACTAGGTAAAGCTCAGACTGGTACTGGCAAAACCGCAGCATTTTCACTTCCACTATTGAACAAGCTAGATCTGGCTCAACGTAAACCTCAGGCGATTGTTCTTGCACCAACTCGCGAACTAGCGATTCAAGTTGCTGCAGAAATGAAAAACCTAGGCCAAAATATATCCGGTCTAAAAGTTCTTGAGATCTACGGTGGCGCATCCATCGTTGATCAAATGCGAGCGCTTAAGAATGGTGCTCACATTGTTGTTGGTACTCCAGGTCGTGTTCAAGACTTGATCAACCGCGAACGCTTGCATCTAGACGAAGTACATACATTTGTTCTCGACGAAGCAGACGAAATGCTAAACATGGGCTTCGTCGACGACGTTACAGAAATCATGGAGCATGCTCCTGAGTCTGCTCAGCGTGTTTTGTTCTCTGCAACTATGCCTCCAATGCTAAAAAACATTGTTGAGCGCTTTTTGCGTGAGCCAGTGACAATTGATGTCGCAGGTAAAAATCACACTGTAGATAAAGTTGAGCAGCAATTCTGGGTTGTAAAAGGTGTCGAGAAAGATGAAGCAATGTCTCGCCTTTTAGAAACTGAAGAAACTGACGCGTCTATTGTATTCGTTCGCACTCGTCAAGATACAGAGCGCCTAGCAGACTGGCTATGTGCTCGCGGCTTTAAAGCTTCAGCGCTGCATGGTGATATTCCACAGTCTCTACGTGAGCGTACTGTTGATCATATCAAACAGGGTGTGATCGATATTCTTGTTGCAACAGATGTTGTTGCTCGTGGCCTAGACGTTCCAAGAATCACTCACGTATTTAACTACGATATTCCTTTTGATGTAGAGTCTTACATTCACAGGATTGGCCGTACAGGTCGTGCAGGACGTAAAGGTAAAGCGATCCTTTTAGTTCGCACCAATCAGATCCGCATGCTTCGTACTATCGAACGTGTGACTAAATCATCGATGGAAGAGATCCAACTTCCACTGCGCGATAAAGTAGCAGAAGCTCGCTTAGTTAAGCTAGGTGCTGAACTTGAGCAAGATAAAGAGCATAAATCTCTAGAAAAATTCACTGAGCTAGTAGAAAAGCTTCAAGAGACGTTAGAGCTAGACGCAACCACACTGGCTTCAATCTTACTTAAACGTCAACAAGGTAAGCGTCCATTGTTTTACATTGGCGAAGATCCTATGATCCAAGCAATCGAACGCGACAAACAGCGCCGTAAAGAGCGTCGCGAAGGCGGTAGAGATGGTCGTGGTAGAGACCGTAGCTCTAGCAATCAAGATTGGGATACCTACCAACTTCAAGTTGGCCGTGAGCAAGGCGTTCAGGTTAAAGATATTGTTGGTGCATTAGCCAATGAGCTTGGTCTGACCAAAGGCTCAATCGGCGCTATCAAACTTGCACAAGGTGAAACTTACGTCCAGCTACCTAAAGCAATGCCTTCTGAAACTGCAGGTAAACTGCGTAAACTACGTATCCGCCAAAAGCAGGTCGATGCTGTGGTGTGTGACTTTGACGATTTCCGTGAGCCTCGTGGACGTCGTGACTCAGGTCGCGGTCGTGATGGCGGACGTCGCGATGGTGGTTTCCGTGGTAATCGCGAAGGTGGCCGTCGTGAAGGCAACTTCCGTGGTAACCGTGAAGGTGGACGCCGTGACGGAGAACGCCGATTCGATCGCAACCGTGGTGGCGATAATCGCGGAAACTATCGCGGTGAGCGTGGTCATAATCGCGACCGCCGTGCAGAAGCATAA
- a CDS encoding ExbD/TolR family protein, translating into MIKVNRQSNPVSLTPDLTPLLDIIFIVMVFLMLTAAVKLDSLEVSLPTTDSPMTSSIENQVITLNILPTEPYWALNSQEYSDWESFSHAVKQAYQSNQKSIVIGAEKTADVQHLVKLLAFLQENNIQATQLLTQETKH; encoded by the coding sequence ATGATCAAAGTGAATCGACAATCGAATCCCGTGAGCTTAACACCGGATTTAACACCTTTATTAGACATTATTTTTATTGTTATGGTTTTTTTGATGCTAACCGCAGCGGTCAAGCTTGACTCTCTGGAGGTCAGCTTACCAACTACAGACTCACCAATGACATCGAGTATAGAAAACCAAGTAATCACACTGAACATTTTACCAACAGAGCCTTACTGGGCACTAAATAGTCAAGAGTATTCAGACTGGGAGTCCTTCTCTCATGCAGTGAAGCAGGCATATCAATCTAATCAAAAGTCTATCGTTATAGGAGCGGAAAAAACGGCAGATGTGCAGCATCTAGTAAAGTTACTTGCCTTTCTGCAAGAAAATAATATTCAAGCCACCCAGTTACTTACCCAAGAAACAAAACACTAA
- a CDS encoding phosphate ABC transporter substrate-binding protein produces the protein MIRTIFTVLLSACFSFNLAVASEVNVSGSTSVARVMDVLAEDFHQSHPETYIAVQGIGSTAGITLLKKGVADIGMSSRYLTESEQDESLTVTPLAYDGLAVVVNKSNPISNISREQLFDIYKGKIVNWSSVGGLDQKIAVVTREASSGSRYSFENLLGLTKIVNGRQVSSISQNNLVVNSNSMVKTLVSHNKQAIGFISTGSVDSSVKAIKFDGIEASTQTIATNKYGLSRPFLVLYKRSELGEQAKSFVEYLQGKQAKGLIREYGYTPISK, from the coding sequence ATGATTCGCACCATTTTCACTGTTTTATTAAGCGCATGTTTTAGTTTTAACCTAGCGGTAGCCAGTGAGGTCAATGTGTCAGGATCGACCTCAGTAGCGCGCGTAATGGATGTGTTGGCTGAAGACTTTCATCAAAGCCACCCTGAAACCTATATCGCAGTGCAGGGGATTGGTTCAACAGCAGGTATTACCTTATTGAAAAAAGGAGTCGCCGACATAGGTATGAGCTCTCGTTACTTGACAGAGAGCGAACAAGATGAATCTCTCACTGTCACTCCTTTGGCTTATGACGGCCTTGCTGTTGTTGTGAATAAATCCAATCCGATCAGTAATATCAGCCGAGAGCAGCTTTTTGACATATATAAGGGCAAGATAGTCAATTGGAGCTCAGTCGGTGGTCTTGATCAAAAAATTGCAGTGGTGACTCGTGAGGCTTCATCTGGTTCTAGGTACAGCTTCGAGAATCTTCTTGGGCTAACTAAGATAGTCAATGGTCGACAAGTTTCCTCAATCAGTCAAAATAATTTGGTCGTTAACAGTAATAGTATGGTGAAAACCTTAGTTAGCCATAACAAACAAGCGATAGGCTTTATCTCAACTGGTTCTGTAGATAGCTCGGTAAAAGCGATTAAGTTCGATGGAATAGAAGCGAGTACTCAAACTATAGCGACAAATAAATATGGCCTATCTCGACCTTTTTTGGTGCTGTATAAACGCTCTGAATTAGGCGAACAAGCGAAATCGTTTGTTGAATATTTGCAAGGAAAGCAAGCTAAGGGCCTAATCCGCGAATACGGATATACACCCATTAGCAAGTAG